In the genome of Burkholderia sp. PAMC 26561, one region contains:
- a CDS encoding ABC transporter permease: MTNQLFESALGITALWYVRSVDFDAAQRQLNIGVDFVILDKQRTDVLSQKLKRIFVKLGVLPILLVVAVAIFTSMSANFLTLENLTNVIRQSAFLIIVSLGQMMVLLAGGFDLSVGTILALTSVVSALTMSFLATVWPNMIPLVIMVGCLAGFLSGVLVGVVNGFGVAFFGVSPFIMTLGVSSMGFGIALFLTGGTPIYGMPPKFGSVVGFGSFLGIPFPIWITILLIGASYLLINWTRVGRAFYAVGGNERAALLSGINTRQSQFLVFVLSAGLSGVAGVLLTARLDSGEANIGTTMPLESIAACVIAGVSLRGGIGKVENVILGAIFINLVQNGMNLGRIDSYLQTVVIGAILIAAVIADQIRLRYIADLRD, encoded by the coding sequence ATGACGAATCAATTGTTTGAATCCGCCCTCGGTATCACGGCTCTTTGGTATGTTCGAAGTGTTGACTTCGATGCTGCTCAGCGGCAGCTCAATATTGGTGTGGACTTCGTCATTCTTGATAAGCAGCGCACCGACGTGCTTTCGCAAAAACTCAAGCGAATATTTGTTAAGCTTGGCGTGCTTCCAATCCTGCTAGTGGTTGCGGTAGCAATTTTTACTTCAATGTCCGCGAACTTCCTCACGCTTGAGAATCTTACTAACGTAATCCGCCAATCTGCATTCCTTATTATTGTCTCCCTTGGTCAGATGATGGTCCTTCTCGCCGGTGGGTTCGATCTCTCCGTTGGAACAATCCTTGCCCTAACGTCGGTAGTTTCAGCATTGACGATGTCGTTCTTGGCGACCGTATGGCCTAACATGATCCCATTAGTCATCATGGTTGGCTGCCTGGCGGGTTTCCTTTCCGGTGTCCTCGTCGGAGTCGTCAACGGTTTCGGCGTCGCGTTCTTTGGCGTGTCGCCGTTTATCATGACGCTTGGCGTATCTTCAATGGGTTTTGGGATTGCACTTTTTCTAACCGGTGGTACGCCAATCTATGGGATGCCACCCAAATTTGGCTCGGTCGTCGGCTTCGGTTCGTTCCTTGGTATTCCCTTCCCGATTTGGATCACAATTCTGCTCATTGGCGCTTCCTATCTACTTATAAACTGGACGCGGGTCGGACGCGCGTTCTACGCGGTTGGCGGCAACGAGAGGGCTGCGCTACTATCTGGCATCAATACACGCCAATCGCAATTCCTTGTTTTTGTGCTGTCTGCTGGACTTTCGGGGGTCGCTGGGGTCCTGCTCACCGCACGCTTGGATTCGGGAGAAGCTAACATTGGCACCACGATGCCCCTGGAGTCCATCGCTGCATGCGTTATTGCTGGCGTGAGTTTAAGAGGGGGGATCGGAAAGGTTGAGAACGTGATCTTAGGCGCCATTTTTATCAACTTGGTACAAAACGGCATGAACCTCGGACGTATCGATTCCTACTTGCAGACCGTCGTAATTGGAGCAATCCTTATCGCAGCCGTTATTGCTGACCAAATTCGACTTCGGTATATCGCGGATCTTCGCGATTAA